The Myxococcus virescens genome includes the window GTCCTGGGCCAGTACGGGCGCGGCGGCGAGCATCACGATGAGGGCGAGGGCGGAGCGCATGGCGGATTTACTGGGAGTCGGTGGTGAGTCTACCCGAGCCGGTGGGCACCGGGGCAGCGGACGCGCCGTCCGGTGACGGTGCCGGGCTGCTTGGGGCGGAGGTGGTGGAAGGTGAGGCGCCAGGCGCCGCGACGCGCGTGCCCGGCTCGGGGTTGGACACCGAGGGGGCGGGCGGTGTTCCCTCGGGGGGGCTGGCCTCGGCGGCTTTCTGTGCCTCGGCGGCCTTTCGGAACTGGTCCTTCTGTTCGCGCTCCAGGCGCCGCTCCTCGCGGTCGATGAGCTTGCGCGCGTCCTTCACGTACTGGGGGATGCGGTCGTCGCGTCCGCCGCGCGCCTGATAGTTGTCGAAGTGGGTGAGGGCCGTCTTGTAGCGCTTCAGCGGCTCCATCCCCGGCGGCTCCACGTCGAGGTAGAGGATGGCCAGGTTGAAGTACGCGTCCGCGGCGCGCGGCATCAGCATCAGCACCTGCTCGTACTCGGCGCGGGCCCGCGCGAAGTTCCCCTGACCCCGGTGGGCGTTGCCCAGGTTGAGGCGGGCCGACGCGAAGTCCGGCGCGGCGCGCACCGCGGCCTCCAGTTCGGTGACGGCGGCCTCGTAGTCCTGGGCCTCGTTGAGCATGGCGCCGAAGTTGTTGCGCGCCTCGGCGAAGTCTGGCCGCAGCTGCGCGGCCGTCTTGAAGGACTCCAGGGCCTGGGGACGCGAGTCGAGCGCCAGGTACACCAGCCCCAGCGCGTTGTGCGTGGCCGCGTCCTTCGGGTCGATGGCGCGGGCGTTCTCCAGCACCATGCGCGCCAGCTCGTGCTTGCCCTCGCGGTAGTAGACCTGCGCCAGCACCTGCATGGCGCGCACGTGCCGCTCGTCGCCCTTCAGCGCCTGCTTGGCCTCGGCCGAGGCGGCGGCGTGGTTCTTCGCCTGGAGCAGGGTGATGGCCAGCGCCGTGCGCAGCGCGACCGAGTCCGGCTGGGAGGACAGCCGCTCACGCAGCTCGGCCTCCAGCTTCGCCGTGCGGCCGGTGCGGCCATACAGGCGCGCCAGGCAGTCCCACGCGGACTGCTGCTCGGGGGCCACGTCCAGCGCCTTGCGGTAGGAGCGCTCCGCGTCCGCGGTCTTCCCCATCCGCTCCTGGACGATGCCCAGGTTCGTCCACGCGTAGTCCAGCTTCGGGTCCAGCTCGACCAGGGTGCGCAGCGCCGCTTCGGCCGCGGTCAGCTCGCCCCGGCGCGCAATCTCCACGGCCTCGACGAAGTCGCGCTCGGGGCCGCGCGGCGCTTCCGGACGGGAGGGGGGCGGGGACGGCGCCTCCGTGGTGGCGCCGGCGTCCGGCGGTGGCGCGGCGGTGGTGCCCGCGTCCTCGGCGGCGGAGGTCTCCTCGGGCGTTGGCCGGGGTGTGGTGGCGCACGCGGACAGCCAGAGGCTGGAGGCCAGCACCACGGAGGTCAGCGCGCGGGCGCATGAGAGACGCGGGCCAGGACTCACTTGGTTCCCTCTCCGGACAGGCGCGGGCCCTCTTGCGGCGTCGAGCGCACGGGGCCGCTGATGCTGCCCACCAGCCCATCCGGGTAGGTGGCGTCCGCGGCGAGCGCTTGCTTGGGCTCCTTGAGCACCGGGTATTCCTTGGGCCGGAAGCGGTTCAGGGACTCCAGCGTGCGGCGCGTCCACTCGTTGGTGAGGCGGTTCTTCCGTGCCTCGGCCAGCGTGGCGGCGTAGCTCTCCACGGCGGCCTCTTCCAGCGCGGTGGTCTGCTGGACCAGCGCGTCCTGGTAGACGACCACCGCCTCCTCGCCCATCCGCTTCACCTCCGCCGGGACGGGCGTCTCGATGATGGTGTTGGCGAAGCGCTCCAGGGCGTAGCCCCGGCGGTAGAGCGCGGCCAGCGTCCACTCCAGCTGCTTGTACGGGTAGACGCGCGCGTACGCGGTGTTGACGGACTTCACGCCGTTGCGCTTGGCCGTGAAGCTGCGCTCCAGCGCCTTGCCTTTGCCGCCAATCTTCAGCTTGTCGAACTTCTGGAACTCCAGCTCGGCCAGCTGGAAGCGGCTGTAGGCGGCGGCATCCGCGGCCAGCGGGTGCGTGTCCGGCTGGAGCTTGCGCCGGTCGAACTCCGCCGCGGACCGCGCCCAGGCGTTCTGGGCTTCGCGCGTGCTGCCCAGCTTCTGGTGGGCGTCTCCCATGCGCCGGTGCGCGTCCACCACCAGCTCCACCTGTCCGGACTGCGAGGCGAACTTGCGCACGAACTCCTGCAGCGCGCGGACCTCGCCACGGGGGTTGCCCTGCTTCTCGTAGATGATGGCGGCGCGGTACTGGTTCTTGGGCGCGTCCTCCGCCTTGGGGAACAGGTCCGCGTAGCGCATGAAGGCGGCGGCGGCCTCCGGGTAGCGCTGCTGGCCCTCCAGCAGGCGCGCGGCGTTGAACAGCGCCGCCTCCCGGTCCTTCGACTCCGGGTAGTCCTTCACCAGCTTCTGGTAGCTGACGACGGCCTTGTCGAAGTCGTAGGAGTTCTCCGCGTTCACCGCCACTCGGAACAGCGCCCCGCCGGCCAGCGGGGACGACGGGTATTCGCGGTAGATGCGCTCGTACAGCTTCAGGGCGGAGTCGAAGCGGCGCGTGTTCTCATGCGCCACCGCGGCGTTGTTGAGGGCCTTGTCCGCGAACTCGTGGCGGGGCGACTCGTCCACCAGCTCGATGTACTTCGCCGCGGCCTCTTCGTACTTCGACTCGGCCATGAGCTGGTCGGCGAGCTTGAAGCGGCCGGCGAGCTTGAACTTCACCAGTTGCTTGTGCAGGTCGCTGGACGGGTCGATGACCTTGTCGTTGCTGGCCAGCCGCGCGCTGACGGACTCCACGCTCCGCCAGTCCTCGTCGATGAGG containing:
- a CDS encoding tetratricopeptide repeat protein, which translates into the protein MSPGPRLSCARALTSVVLASSLWLSACATTPRPTPEETSAAEDAGTTAAPPPDAGATTEAPSPPPSRPEAPRGPERDFVEAVEIARRGELTAAEAALRTLVELDPKLDYAWTNLGIVQERMGKTADAERSYRKALDVAPEQQSAWDCLARLYGRTGRTAKLEAELRERLSSQPDSVALRTALAITLLQAKNHAAASAEAKQALKGDERHVRAMQVLAQVYYREGKHELARMVLENARAIDPKDAATHNALGLVYLALDSRPQALESFKTAAQLRPDFAEARNNFGAMLNEAQDYEAAVTELEAAVRAAPDFASARLNLGNAHRGQGNFARARAEYEQVLMLMPRAADAYFNLAILYLDVEPPGMEPLKRYKTALTHFDNYQARGGRDDRIPQYVKDARKLIDREERRLEREQKDQFRKAAEAQKAAEASPPEGTPPAPSVSNPEPGTRVAAPGASPSTTSAPSSPAPSPDGASAAPVPTGSGRLTTDSQ